The Caulobacter sp. 73W region CCTCGAAGTCCTGAAGCCCTAAGGTGAAAGCCGGCGACGGCCCGTCCGTCGCCGGTTCATCCTCCCCGATGAACCGTGTCCTTGTTCCTCAGATCGCCGTCGCGCCTTTGCGGCCGGCGGGTTCGCTGCTCAGTCTGGGCGGCGAGACGATGGGCACGACCTGGTCCGTGAAGCTGGTCGATGGCGGCGTCGCCTCCCGCGCGGAGATCGACGCCCTGATCACCGAACGGCTGGATCAGGTGATCGCCGAAATGAGCACCTGGGATCACGGATCCCTGGTCAGCCGCTTCAACGTCGCCGAGAGCTGCTCCTGGCACGCCATGCCGACGGCCTTCGCCAGGGTTCTGGCCTGCGCGCTGGACGTGGCCGAGGCCAGCGCAGGCGCCTTCGACCCCACCGTGGGCGGCGCCGTGGACCTGTGGGGCTTTGGTCCCAAGGTGGTGGCCGAGGCCCTGCCCTCCCCCGCTGAATGCCAGGAAGCCGTCGCCTCGATCGGCTGGCGGCGCGTTGTCATCGACGCTCTAGGCCGGCTGCAGCAGCCCGGCGGCCTGCGGCTGGACTTCTCCGGCATCGCCAAGGGCTTCGCGGTGGATCACATCGCCGACGGCCTCAAGGACCTCGGCGTTCCCTCCGCCCTGATCGAGATCGGCGGCGAGATCTTTGGCTATGGCGTCAAGCCGGACGCCCAACCTTGGTGGATCGAGCTGGAGAACGCCACCGAGGTCGAGGGCGGCCGGTTCGTGGTCGCGGCTTGCAATCTGGCCGCCGCGACATCGGGCGACTGGCGGCGGCGCTTCCGTCACGCCGGCGCCTGGTACGGCCACACGCTCGACCCGCGCACCGGCCGCCCGGTCATCGACCCCGCCGCCTCCGTCACGGTCCTGCACGACAGCTGCATGCGGGCCGACGCCGAAGCCACCGCCATAACCGTCCTCGGCGTCGAGGCCGGCCTCGACTACGCCGAACGCCGAGGTCTGGCGGCCGTGATCGTGGCCCGCTCGGCGTCCGGCTACGATGAACACATGACATCCGCCTTCGCGGCCATGCTCGACGATGAGTGATCTGCCCGCCCTGACTTCGGAACGCCTGCTGTGGGCGACCGCCGCCATCCTGGCCTATGTGCTGTTCTGCGTCGGCGTCGCCGTGCGTCGCGCCCTGCTGCGCCGTCGCGCGCGGCGGGAGGCGGACGCCCTGGCCGGCGGCGGCGAAGCGGTGCTGGTCGTCTACGCCAGCCAGACGGGCTTCGCCGAAGAC contains the following coding sequences:
- a CDS encoding FAD:protein FMN transferase, giving the protein MNRVLVPQIAVAPLRPAGSLLSLGGETMGTTWSVKLVDGGVASRAEIDALITERLDQVIAEMSTWDHGSLVSRFNVAESCSWHAMPTAFARVLACALDVAEASAGAFDPTVGGAVDLWGFGPKVVAEALPSPAECQEAVASIGWRRVVIDALGRLQQPGGLRLDFSGIAKGFAVDHIADGLKDLGVPSALIEIGGEIFGYGVKPDAQPWWIELENATEVEGGRFVVAACNLAAATSGDWRRRFRHAGAWYGHTLDPRTGRPVIDPAASVTVLHDSCMRADAEATAITVLGVEAGLDYAERRGLAAVIVARSASGYDEHMTSAFAAMLDDE